Proteins encoded in a region of the Saccharothrix ecbatanensis genome:
- a CDS encoding response regulator has translation MRIVIAEDDPLLREGLALLLRAESLDVVATTDTPGSFLAAVAEHEPDVAIVDVRMPPTHTDEGIVAAVEARRRRPGLAVLVLSAYVEQAFATELLTTGADRLGYLLKERVGRVDEFLTALHRVAGGGTAVDPEVVGQLLARNPHTSALGRLSPRERDVLALMAEGLGNTAIAERLVITEGGVHKHIRSIFAKLDLAPDDRADRRVTAVLRYLQGTEPR, from the coding sequence GTGCGGATCGTGATCGCGGAGGACGACCCGCTGCTGCGCGAGGGGTTGGCGCTGCTGCTGCGCGCCGAGTCGCTCGACGTGGTGGCCACCACCGACACGCCGGGATCGTTCCTGGCCGCGGTGGCCGAGCACGAGCCGGACGTCGCCATCGTCGACGTGCGGATGCCACCCACCCACACCGACGAGGGAATCGTGGCAGCCGTCGAGGCACGCCGCCGCCGGCCCGGCCTCGCGGTGCTCGTGCTCTCGGCGTACGTGGAGCAGGCGTTCGCCACCGAGTTGCTGACCACCGGCGCCGACCGGCTCGGCTACCTGCTGAAGGAACGGGTGGGGCGGGTCGACGAATTCCTGACCGCGCTGCACCGGGTGGCCGGTGGCGGCACCGCCGTCGACCCCGAGGTGGTGGGCCAGCTGCTGGCACGCAACCCGCACACCAGCGCGCTGGGCCGGTTGAGCCCCCGGGAACGGGATGTGCTCGCGCTCATGGCCGAAGGACTCGGCAACACCGCCATCGCCGAGCGGCTCGTGATCACCGAGGGAGGAGTGCACAAGCACATCCGCAGCATCTTCGCCAAGCTCGACCTCGCACCCGACGACCGCGCCGACCGACGCGTCACCGCGGTCCTGCGCTACCTCCAAGGCACCGAACCGAGGTAG
- a CDS encoding sensor histidine kinase: protein MAGLAGSCGVPCEVVVDVPGRCAASVEATAYFVVAEALSNVAKHSGAASAVVAVCRDGDRLLLRIGDDGRGGADERGGSGLSGIRRRVEAHDGRFTLDSPPGGPTTMRVELPCGS from the coding sequence GTGGCCGGCCTCGCGGGCAGCTGCGGTGTGCCGTGCGAGGTGGTGGTGGACGTGCCGGGCCGTTGCGCCGCCTCGGTCGAGGCCACCGCGTACTTCGTGGTGGCCGAAGCTCTCTCCAACGTGGCGAAGCACAGCGGCGCCGCGAGCGCTGTGGTGGCGGTGTGCCGGGATGGTGATCGGCTGCTGCTGCGGATCGGCGACGACGGCCGGGGTGGCGCGGACGAACGCGGCGGGTCGGGCTTGTCCGGCATTCGCCGGCGGGTCGAGGCGCACGACGGGCGATTCACCCTGGACAGCCCGCCCGGCGGGCCGACGACGATGCGAGTGGAGCTGCCGTGCGGATCGTGA
- a CDS encoding pentapeptide repeat-containing protein, with amino-acid sequence MLDETRRRERLLRERWLTERGRVMLDGALTALRTGGDWRAHLVELPEVADTDGRDLRAAPCAGRDLTGVDLSGAELEFVDLGAARLERAVLRDASLAHANLAGADLSGVDAGGALLAMADLTGATVVDARLRGTAFTGADLTGADFARSDLTGASLFGATLTGTRFEGAVLDDVRRGDFAG; translated from the coding sequence GTGCTGGACGAGACGCGTCGACGGGAGCGCCTGCTCCGGGAGCGCTGGCTGACCGAGCGGGGCAGGGTCATGCTGGACGGTGCGCTGACCGCCCTGCGGACCGGCGGCGACTGGCGGGCGCACCTGGTGGAGCTGCCGGAGGTGGCGGACACCGACGGCCGGGACCTCCGCGCCGCGCCGTGCGCGGGACGGGACCTGACCGGTGTCGACCTGTCCGGCGCCGAGTTGGAGTTCGTGGACCTGGGGGCCGCCCGTCTGGAGCGCGCGGTGCTGCGGGACGCCTCGCTCGCGCACGCCAACCTGGCGGGCGCCGATCTGTCCGGCGTGGACGCCGGTGGCGCACTGCTCGCCATGGCCGACCTGACCGGGGCGACCGTCGTCGACGCCAGGCTGCGCGGCACCGCGTTCACCGGGGCCGACCTGACCGGAGCGGACTTCGCCCGAAGCGACCTGACGGGTGCGAGCCTGTTCGGCGCGACCCTCACCGGCACCCGGTTCGAGGGTGCGGTGCTGGACGACGTACGGCGCGGGGACTTCGCCGGCTGA
- a CDS encoding polymorphic toxin type 28 domain-containing protein, whose amino-acid sequence MRTVPSPGGPPTVRRLLGLQATAGNAAVAGALGSEQEALVSRLRARLQVDPEDRTGAVRRQLAALDPETRRRAVAELGDRLPARLRGGEAPVAPPAKPAPYTPAPQPAPPKSPQPPQSPQSPKPARATPPRKPARPSGPVERKAPAPAVAPAPVGTAREPTAPPVPDNGDALDSVEVAPRQRNALARLRAHVTAKKGEITAALSAARQAVAVRAAAGRESATQEVGALTARLSDGFDAAEAAVRAHIAEQTGAVRTAIGAGRAEAATATTGQSTRLGVDGHAHATTVRAAGTDKATATRELGRTEAQRARDTATGHATDAARRGQGRVGAITDADPDRAAARAQAVRQVGTAQADELRQVAPPAADFALTEANRIAAGIGEQTTKVAAEVDAALPGGQHAIRDIGAAVQDGLDTGATGATEALNAIETRAVQELRDLRAATLATARELGGRLVVQVDAVERAALDQAGHGADLALRGLDDAALATLGRSSGFTAVDSVATQTIGALDALDATVGGEFDTVIVRGRTAGTELEGTARGGIEQAQAGVRQATATVTARVQEGADRQVRQGREAATGSADQLLTALADTSGKTVAEVGATHDRSRATITDGVTDSLAHNDSALASLDGNLARAEAEAEQEYDRPAWQKVLLAIGKAVLYLAAAILATLVIAAVIFVGALILAKFGIVAAISFTAAVVIAAVVLAVGALLYECVTRAEAYRAEHGPTSGFWQTLGVTAGIVLASVGSLVGLTQIIEGARGKRFFSNREMSSQEQYDLVVGGIFQIFVLFFGGRIVRSLRASPKPVDPPPPPVRPPPVEEPPVRPPPVEEPPTPAEKPPVVEEPPVPNRSLGLRQEAVNAIAKLENLKRNPVGEINREPNHNHYSAARREARGEVVARRSDGRPFSHIRDLQEACDGLFKVREALTREAHNPPDTMTERGMTVLLERLSEVNRLINRLAGFLNEVGHGSFPPYHEWPPGS is encoded by the coding sequence GTGCGAACCGTCCCGAGTCCGGGCGGACCGCCGACCGTGCGCCGACTGCTCGGGTTGCAGGCCACGGCGGGCAACGCGGCGGTCGCCGGGGCGCTGGGGTCGGAGCAGGAGGCGCTCGTCTCCCGGCTGCGGGCGCGGCTCCAGGTGGACCCCGAGGACCGGACGGGCGCGGTGCGCCGGCAGTTGGCGGCACTCGACCCGGAGACGCGCCGGCGGGCCGTGGCCGAACTCGGCGACCGGCTCCCGGCTCGGCTCCGCGGTGGCGAGGCGCCCGTCGCACCGCCCGCCAAGCCCGCCCCGTACACCCCGGCGCCCCAGCCCGCGCCGCCCAAGTCACCCCAGCCGCCCCAGTCGCCCCAGTCGCCGAAACCGGCCCGTGCCACACCGCCCCGGAAGCCTGCCCGGCCGTCCGGTCCGGTGGAGCGCAAGGCCCCGGCGCCGGCGGTCGCGCCGGCACCCGTGGGGACCGCGCGCGAACCGACCGCGCCGCCCGTGCCGGACAACGGCGACGCCCTTGACTCGGTGGAGGTCGCTCCCCGGCAGCGGAACGCCCTCGCCCGGCTCCGCGCCCACGTCACGGCGAAGAAGGGCGAGATCACCGCCGCCCTGTCCGCTGCGCGGCAGGCCGTGGCGGTGCGCGCGGCGGCCGGCCGGGAGAGCGCCACCCAGGAGGTCGGCGCCCTCACTGCCCGCTTGAGCGACGGGTTCGACGCGGCGGAAGCCGCGGTGCGCGCCCACATCGCCGAGCAGACCGGTGCCGTCCGGACCGCGATCGGCGCCGGCCGGGCCGAAGCCGCCACGGCGACGACCGGGCAGAGCACCCGGCTGGGCGTCGACGGGCACGCCCACGCCACGACCGTGCGCGCGGCCGGCACCGACAAGGCGACCGCGACCCGCGAGCTGGGCCGGACGGAGGCGCAGCGCGCCCGGGACACCGCGACCGGGCACGCGACCGATGCCGCACGGCGCGGCCAGGGCCGGGTGGGCGCGATCACCGATGCCGACCCCGACCGGGCCGCCGCCCGGGCCCAGGCGGTGCGGCAGGTCGGCACCGCCCAGGCCGACGAGCTGCGCCAGGTCGCGCCGCCCGCCGCCGACTTCGCGCTCACCGAGGCGAACCGGATCGCCGCCGGGATCGGCGAGCAGACCACCAAGGTGGCCGCTGAGGTCGACGCGGCGCTGCCCGGCGGACAGCACGCCATCCGGGACATCGGGGCGGCCGTCCAGGACGGTCTGGACACCGGCGCGACCGGCGCGACCGAGGCCCTGAACGCGATCGAGACCCGGGCCGTCCAGGAACTCCGCGACCTGCGGGCCGCCACCCTAGCCACCGCCCGCGAACTGGGCGGGCGGCTCGTTGTCCAGGTCGACGCGGTGGAACGGGCGGCCCTGGACCAGGCCGGGCACGGCGCGGACCTCGCGCTGCGCGGCCTGGACGACGCGGCGCTCGCCACCCTCGGTCGATCCTCCGGGTTCACCGCGGTGGACAGCGTGGCCACCCAGACGATCGGCGCCCTGGACGCGCTCGACGCGACCGTGGGCGGGGAGTTCGACACCGTCATCGTGCGGGGTCGGACGGCCGGGACCGAGCTGGAGGGGACGGCGCGCGGCGGGATCGAACAGGCTCAGGCGGGCGTGCGACAGGCCACGGCGACGGTGACCGCCCGCGTCCAGGAGGGGGCCGACCGGCAGGTCCGGCAGGGGCGGGAGGCGGCGACGGGCAGTGCCGACCAGCTGCTGACCGCGCTGGCCGACACGTCCGGCAAGACCGTCGCCGAGGTCGGCGCCACCCACGACCGGTCGCGCGCGACGATCACCGACGGCGTCACGGATTCGTTGGCGCACAACGATTCGGCACTCGCCTCGCTGGACGGCAACCTGGCCCGCGCGGAAGCCGAGGCGGAGCAGGAGTACGACCGGCCCGCGTGGCAGAAGGTGCTGCTCGCGATCGGCAAGGCCGTGCTCTACCTGGCCGCTGCGATCCTGGCCACGCTGGTCATCGCGGCGGTGATCTTCGTCGGCGCGCTGATCCTGGCCAAGTTCGGTATCGTCGCCGCGATCAGCTTCACCGCCGCGGTGGTGATCGCCGCCGTGGTGCTCGCGGTCGGGGCGCTCCTCTACGAGTGCGTCACCAGAGCCGAGGCGTACCGGGCGGAACACGGGCCCACGTCGGGGTTCTGGCAGACGTTGGGCGTCACCGCCGGGATCGTGCTGGCGAGCGTGGGCAGCCTGGTCGGCCTCACCCAGATCATCGAGGGCGCGCGGGGCAAGCGATTCTTCAGCAACCGGGAGATGTCCTCGCAGGAGCAGTACGACCTGGTGGTCGGCGGCATCTTCCAGATCTTCGTGCTCTTCTTCGGCGGCCGGATCGTCCGGTCCCTGCGGGCCTCGCCGAAACCGGTCGATCCGCCGCCACCACCCGTCCGGCCGCCTCCGGTGGAGGAGCCGCCGGTGCGCCCGCCGCCCGTCGAGGAGCCCCCGACGCCGGCGGAGAAGCCGCCGGTGGTCGAGGAACCGCCGGTGCCGAACCGGTCGCTGGGTCTGCGGCAGGAGGCCGTGAACGCCATCGCCAAGTTGGAGAACCTCAAGAGGAACCCGGTCGGCGAGATCAACCGCGAACCGAACCACAACCACTACAGCGCCGCCCGGAGGGAAGCCCGGGGTGAGGTCGTCGCGCGGAGGTCCGACGGACGGCCGTTCTCGCACATCCGCGACCTGCAAGAGGCGTGCGACGGCCTGTTCAAGGTGCGGGAGGCCCTGACCCGCGAGGCCCACAACCCGCCCGACACCATGACCGAGCGCGGCATGACGGTGCTGTTGGAACGGCTCAGCGAGGTCAACCGGCTGATCAACCGGCTGGCCGGGTTCCTCAACGAGGTCGGGCACGGCTCGTTCCCGCCGTATCATGAATGGCCACCCGGTAGCTGA
- a CDS encoding ABC transporter permease, with amino-acid sequence MTGVTERERDGGSRGFAAATRLVAEREMKTFLRAKAFWIGLGVIVVGLFAMSILPTVLGGGETKVATVGSQAAEALTDTGVEVREVADLAAAEALIRSEEVEAAVVPDTTGESATGIRVVALADPPTDVVAALRTAPPVDLLDPAEVGQGQRQLVIMVFALLFLMFGMGGTAIAQSTVTEKQTRIVEILVSTVPVRALLAGKIVGHSLLTIGQVLVIAVAAPVAMRLGGHSELLALVAPALGWFVPFLVLGFVLLAAMWAVAGSLVSRQEDLGSSMGLVMLLVMGPYFGVMFFSDNVTVLTVLSFLPFSSAIAMPVRLFAGDAALWEPLLAMGLLAGTVVLTVLLASRVYSGSLLHTGGKLALSKAWSREA; translated from the coding sequence ATGACCGGTGTGACGGAGCGGGAGCGGGACGGCGGGTCGCGCGGGTTCGCCGCGGCCACCAGGCTGGTCGCCGAGCGGGAGATGAAGACCTTCCTGCGCGCCAAGGCGTTCTGGATCGGTCTCGGCGTGATCGTGGTCGGGTTGTTCGCGATGTCGATCCTGCCGACCGTGCTCGGTGGCGGCGAGACCAAGGTGGCCACGGTCGGCTCGCAGGCCGCGGAGGCGTTGACGGACACCGGTGTTGAGGTCCGCGAGGTTGCGGACCTGGCCGCCGCCGAGGCGTTGATCCGGTCGGAGGAGGTGGAGGCGGCGGTCGTGCCGGACACCACGGGCGAGTCCGCCACGGGCATCCGGGTGGTCGCGTTGGCCGACCCGCCGACCGACGTCGTGGCCGCGCTGCGCACCGCGCCGCCGGTCGACCTGCTCGACCCGGCCGAGGTCGGCCAGGGTCAGCGACAGCTCGTGATCATGGTGTTCGCGTTGCTGTTCCTCATGTTCGGGATGGGCGGGACGGCGATCGCGCAGAGCACCGTCACCGAGAAGCAGACGCGGATCGTGGAGATCCTGGTGTCGACGGTGCCGGTGCGCGCGCTGCTGGCGGGCAAGATCGTGGGCCACTCGCTGCTGACGATCGGCCAGGTGCTGGTGATCGCGGTGGCCGCGCCGGTGGCGATGCGGCTGGGCGGCCACTCGGAGCTGCTGGCGCTGGTCGCGCCCGCGTTGGGCTGGTTCGTGCCGTTCCTGGTGTTGGGCTTCGTGCTGCTGGCCGCGATGTGGGCGGTGGCAGGGTCGTTGGTCAGCAGGCAGGAGGACTTGGGTTCGAGCATGGGCCTGGTGATGCTCCTGGTGATGGGACCGTACTTCGGCGTGATGTTCTTCTCCGACAACGTCACCGTGCTCACCGTGCTGTCGTTCCTGCCGTTCTCGTCGGCGATCGCGATGCCGGTGCGACTGTTCGCCGGTGACGCGGCGCTGTGGGAACCGCTGCTGGCCATGGGGTTGCTGGCCGGGACGGTCGTGCTGACCGTGCTGCTGGCGAGCCGCGTGTACTCGGGATCGCTGCTGCACACCGGCGGCAAGCTCGCCCTCTCCAAGGCGTGGTCCAGGGAGGCCTAG
- a CDS encoding ABC transporter ATP-binding protein — translation MLTVTSVSRSFGDHQVLDGVSFEVRPGRMTGFLGANGSGKTTTMRIVLGVLAAHGGTVAWHGSPVTGSVRQRFGYMPEERGLYPKMAVAEQIAWLGQLHGLDKDTARRNTERLLDQLELGHRAKDKLEELSLGNQQRAQVAAALVHDPVMLIMDEPFSGLDPIAVETVLGVLRDRAASGVPVLFSSHQLSVVERLCDDVVIISGGRIAVSGARDELRTRYGTTRFELVVASDAGWVRDVPGVRVVDVDGPRVVFEPDGDAEVDQVDQVVLEAALRRGSVRSFTPVVPTLGEIFMEAI, via the coding sequence ATGTTGACAGTGACGTCGGTGAGCCGGAGTTTCGGCGACCACCAGGTCCTCGACGGGGTGTCCTTCGAGGTCCGGCCCGGCCGCATGACCGGGTTCCTGGGCGCGAACGGGTCCGGCAAGACCACCACCATGCGCATCGTCCTCGGTGTCCTCGCCGCGCACGGCGGCACGGTCGCCTGGCACGGCTCGCCGGTGACGGGCTCGGTGCGGCAGCGGTTCGGGTACATGCCCGAGGAACGCGGCCTGTACCCGAAGATGGCCGTCGCCGAGCAGATCGCCTGGCTCGGGCAGCTGCACGGCCTCGACAAGGACACCGCGCGGCGCAACACCGAACGCCTGCTCGACCAGCTCGAACTGGGCCACCGGGCCAAGGACAAGCTCGAAGAGCTGTCGCTGGGCAACCAGCAGCGCGCGCAGGTCGCCGCCGCACTGGTGCACGACCCCGTCATGCTGATCATGGACGAGCCGTTCTCCGGGTTGGACCCGATCGCGGTCGAGACGGTGCTCGGGGTGCTGCGCGACCGGGCCGCGAGCGGTGTGCCGGTGCTGTTCTCCAGCCACCAGCTGTCCGTGGTGGAACGGCTGTGCGACGACGTGGTGATCATCTCCGGCGGCCGGATCGCGGTCAGCGGCGCGCGGGACGAGCTGCGGACCCGGTACGGCACCACGCGGTTCGAGCTGGTGGTGGCGTCCGACGCCGGGTGGGTGCGCGACGTGCCGGGCGTCCGGGTGGTCGACGTCGACGGCCCGCGCGTGGTGTTCGAACCGGACGGTGACGCCGAAGTGGACCAGGTGGACCAGGTGGTCCTGGAAGCCGCCCTGCGCCGAGGTTCCGTGCGCAGCTTCACCCCCGTCGTGCCGACGCTCGGCGAGATCTTCATGGAGGCGATCTGA
- a CDS encoding response regulator, whose protein sequence is MTTPLRVVLADDQDLVRAGFRVILGTEDDIEVVGEARDGAEAVDVVGRLQPDVVLMDVQMPGVDGLEATRRILGPAGAGNPIKVVILTTFDREDYLFEALRAGASGFLLKNASPEDLVDSVRIVARGDALLSPEVTRRVIARFTGPAPATPARRPSELTDREFEVLVHLARGASNAEIAGALYLGETTVKTHVSRILAKLGLRDRTHAVVFAYEHGIVEPGQGGPPRG, encoded by the coding sequence ATGACGACCCCCTTGCGCGTGGTGCTCGCCGACGACCAGGACCTGGTGCGGGCGGGCTTCCGGGTGATCCTCGGCACCGAGGACGACATCGAGGTGGTCGGCGAGGCCCGTGACGGCGCCGAGGCCGTGGACGTGGTCGGCCGGCTCCAGCCGGACGTCGTGCTGATGGACGTGCAGATGCCGGGCGTCGACGGGCTGGAGGCCACCCGGCGCATCCTCGGCCCGGCAGGCGCGGGCAACCCGATCAAGGTCGTCATCCTCACCACGTTCGACCGCGAGGACTACCTGTTCGAGGCGCTGCGGGCGGGCGCGAGCGGCTTCCTGCTCAAGAACGCCTCACCCGAGGACCTGGTCGACTCGGTCCGGATCGTCGCCCGGGGTGACGCCCTGCTGTCGCCCGAGGTCACGCGGCGCGTCATCGCCCGGTTCACCGGACCGGCGCCGGCAACGCCCGCGCGCCGGCCGTCCGAGCTGACCGACCGCGAGTTCGAGGTGCTGGTCCACCTCGCGCGCGGCGCGAGCAACGCGGAGATCGCCGGCGCGCTGTACCTGGGGGAGACGACGGTGAAGACGCACGTGTCGCGCATCCTGGCCAAGCTGGGCCTGCGCGACCGCACGCACGCCGTCGTGTTCGCCTACGAGCACGGGATCGTGGAACCGGGCCAAGGGGGTCCTCCGCGAGGATGA
- a CDS encoding sensor histidine kinase yields the protein MADEWSREPVWAQWRRPGPTAAQRRHDVWLALAALAGAAAVTVLVNSMGAMVFDDVVSMPEQLAWGAALTLPLVARRRFPVAVLLVVGALLIAAQARQVGDNLVPSVALFLAMFSAGAWGQDRTRARWARVAVIVAMFAWLGFGLVRFLVRPAPSFEGAAGPLDPVIASVLYGIGFNLLFFLSSYFFGDMAWESARRQAELEHRAEQLRRSQEQNTRGAIVAERVRIARDLHDVVAHHVSVMGVQAGAARRVLDRDLDLAREALRTVEDTARTAIGELRGLLGVLRADQEEVRDKEGETSSPGLDQLSELAELARSAGLDVEHGVYGDPRPVPEGVALSVYRIVQESLTNVVKHADARKADVRVRFLENSLEVEVADDGRGSKGTSVGRAGFGLVGMRERVAVHGGELEAGPRRDAGYRVRARFPA from the coding sequence ATGGCGGACGAATGGTCGCGTGAGCCCGTGTGGGCGCAGTGGCGGCGTCCCGGCCCCACTGCGGCCCAGCGGCGGCACGACGTCTGGCTGGCGCTCGCGGCGTTGGCGGGCGCGGCGGCGGTGACGGTGCTGGTCAACAGCATGGGCGCGATGGTGTTCGACGACGTGGTGTCGATGCCGGAGCAACTCGCCTGGGGCGCGGCCCTGACGCTGCCGCTGGTGGCACGACGGCGGTTCCCGGTGGCCGTGCTGCTCGTGGTCGGCGCGCTGTTGATCGCGGCGCAGGCACGACAGGTGGGCGACAACCTCGTGCCCTCGGTCGCGTTGTTCCTGGCCATGTTCAGCGCCGGCGCGTGGGGGCAGGACCGGACGCGGGCGCGGTGGGCGCGGGTCGCGGTGATCGTGGCGATGTTCGCCTGGCTCGGGTTCGGGCTGGTGCGGTTCCTGGTGCGCCCCGCGCCGTCGTTCGAGGGAGCGGCCGGTCCGCTGGACCCGGTGATCGCGTCGGTGCTCTACGGCATCGGGTTCAACCTGCTGTTCTTCCTCTCCTCGTACTTCTTCGGCGACATGGCGTGGGAATCAGCCCGCCGACAGGCCGAGCTGGAGCACCGCGCCGAGCAACTGCGCCGGTCGCAGGAGCAGAACACGCGTGGCGCGATCGTCGCCGAACGCGTCCGCATCGCCCGTGACCTGCACGACGTCGTCGCGCACCACGTGTCGGTGATGGGCGTGCAGGCGGGCGCGGCGCGGCGGGTGCTCGACCGCGACCTCGACTTGGCCCGCGAGGCGTTGCGGACCGTCGAGGACACCGCGCGCACCGCGATCGGCGAACTGCGCGGGCTGCTGGGCGTGCTGCGCGCCGACCAGGAGGAGGTCCGCGACAAGGAGGGTGAGACGTCGTCACCGGGCCTGGACCAGCTGTCCGAGCTGGCCGAACTGGCGCGGTCGGCGGGGCTCGACGTGGAGCACGGCGTTTACGGCGACCCCCGGCCGGTGCCGGAGGGCGTCGCGCTGTCGGTGTACCGGATCGTGCAGGAGTCGTTGACGAACGTGGTGAAGCACGCGGACGCCCGCAAGGCGGACGTGCGGGTGCGGTTCCTGGAGAACTCGCTGGAGGTCGAGGTGGCCGACGACGGCCGCGGCTCCAAGGGCACGTCGGTGGGCCGCGCCGGGTTCGGCCTGGTCGGCATGCGGGAACGGGTCGCGGTGCACGGCGGCGAGCTGGAAGCCGGACCCCGCCGTGACGCCGGGTACCGGGTCCGTGCGAGGTTCCCGGCATGA
- a CDS encoding RHS repeat-associated core domain-containing protein yields the protein MVTDLVGTPTELLSARGDVVWRARSTVWGITPDQADRVPLRFPGQYHDAETGPHYNHFRFYDPRTARYVSADPLGLGGGYAPHSCVRNPGTWFDPLGLTEDSPVGTVVNDRGVRVQIYSNDHAPPHAHVKGGGAETRIGQNGKPLEGDPELSRRQQQVVDDHIREIRNAIRRDMRRYRPCEGSGGGSS from the coding sequence ATCGTCACCGACCTGGTCGGCACGCCGACCGAACTGCTCTCCGCACGGGGCGACGTGGTGTGGCGGGCCCGATCCACGGTGTGGGGCATCACGCCCGACCAGGCCGACCGGGTGCCCCTGCGCTTCCCGGGCCAGTACCACGACGCGGAGACCGGCCCGCATTACAACCACTTCCGGTTCTACGACCCCAGGACCGCGAGGTACGTCTCCGCCGATCCGCTGGGGCTCGGCGGCGGCTACGCTCCGCACAGTTGCGTCCGCAACCCCGGCACGTGGTTCGACCCGCTAGGTCTGACCGAGGACAGCCCGGTCGGGACGGTCGTCAACGACAGGGGCGTGCGAGTGCAGATCTACTCCAACGACCACGCTCCCCCGCACGCCCACGTCAAGGGCGGTGGCGCGGAAACCCGGATCGGCCAGAACGGCAAACCGCTGGAGGGCGACCCCGAGTTGTCACGCAGGCAGCAGCAGGTCGTGGACGACCACATCCGGGAGATCCGCAACGCCATCCGCCGGGACATGCGCCGCTACCGACCCTGCGAGGGCTCGGGAGGAGGGTCGTCGTGA